One genomic segment of Erythrobacter sp. THAF29 includes these proteins:
- a CDS encoding phage tail sheath subtilisin-like domain-containing protein, translating into MALTYHSPGVYVIEQDTGARPIQAVGTSTAGFIGEAPLADAEQGLPVAVNSWAEFEARFVPQVEPGSNREIESTHLANAVQGFFLNGGGRCYIVNQEAGAPLADPLEALGRIDEIAILAAPGRTDIGAYNDLLASAKNLEDRVAVLDGPAEASEISDLTKVATSSSPAPSPSPSPSPATSDGDDEDGEGAAASPTPSPAPRPRRSSGSGGKGPPRDDKGYGAFYFPWLVGRDAVNPMRFDRELGRDVPNEVPIPPSGHVAGLYARTDSERGVHKAPANMTVLGATDLTQRISHQEQEVLNPEGVNCIRFFSREGIRVWGARTIAPGSSNWRYLPVRRLFNMVKESIAESTRWVVFEPNDKPLWKLIERDVSAFLNLLWRNGALAGATPEEAYFVRCDETTNPQESIDAGNVVTVIGIAPLKPAEFVIFKIGQTSQSDRAAA; encoded by the coding sequence ATGGCGCTGACCTACCACTCGCCCGGAGTCTATGTGATCGAACAGGACACCGGCGCCCGCCCTATACAGGCAGTCGGCACATCGACCGCAGGATTTATCGGCGAGGCGCCGCTCGCCGATGCCGAGCAGGGTCTCCCCGTAGCTGTCAACAGCTGGGCCGAATTCGAGGCGCGGTTCGTGCCGCAAGTCGAGCCCGGATCGAACCGCGAGATCGAAAGCACCCATCTCGCCAACGCAGTGCAGGGCTTTTTCCTCAATGGCGGAGGGCGCTGCTACATCGTCAATCAGGAGGCCGGCGCCCCGCTTGCAGATCCGCTCGAAGCCCTGGGCAGGATCGATGAAATTGCCATCCTCGCCGCTCCGGGTCGCACCGATATCGGCGCCTACAACGATCTCCTCGCCTCGGCGAAGAACCTCGAGGACCGTGTCGCGGTGCTCGACGGCCCAGCCGAAGCCAGTGAGATCAGCGACCTCACGAAGGTCGCAACCTCGTCGTCGCCGGCTCCCTCTCCGAGCCCATCGCCATCTCCCGCAACAAGCGATGGCGACGACGAGGATGGCGAGGGCGCGGCTGCCTCTCCCACTCCTTCACCGGCGCCGCGTCCTCGTCGAAGTTCCGGCTCGGGCGGCAAAGGTCCGCCGCGCGACGACAAGGGTTATGGCGCATTCTATTTTCCGTGGCTGGTCGGGCGCGATGCGGTGAACCCGATGCGTTTCGACCGGGAACTGGGCCGCGATGTGCCAAACGAGGTTCCGATCCCGCCTTCCGGCCATGTCGCAGGGCTCTATGCTCGCACCGATAGCGAGCGCGGCGTGCACAAGGCGCCTGCCAACATGACGGTGCTAGGCGCGACCGACCTGACGCAGCGCATCTCGCACCAGGAGCAGGAGGTGCTGAACCCGGAAGGCGTGAATTGCATACGCTTTTTCTCGCGCGAGGGGATCAGGGTGTGGGGCGCGCGGACCATTGCGCCGGGCTCTTCCAACTGGCGCTACCTGCCGGTCCGCCGCCTGTTCAACATGGTCAAGGAATCGATCGCAGAATCCACGCGCTGGGTCGTGTTCGAGCCGAACGACAAGCCGCTCTGGAAGCTGATCGAGCGAGACGTGAGCGCCTTTCTCAACCTGCTCTGGCGCAACGGCGCGCTGGCGGGGGCCACGCCGGAGGAGGCCTATTTCGTGCGCTGCGACGAGACGACGAACCCGCAGGAATCGATCGATGCGGGCAATGTCGTGACCGTTATCGGCATCGCCCCGCTGAAACCTGCCGAATTCGTGATCTTCAAGATCGGGCAGACCTCGCAAAGCGACCGCGCCGCCGCCTGA
- a CDS encoding PilZ domain-containing protein, whose product MAKRASKKAESRISATVRYHSRAKMEMPVLDINVGGCMLDARGWSVKPNERVSVKLPGLAFVSAIVVWIEDQRAGLAFDEALYAPTLEHLQG is encoded by the coding sequence GTGGCCAAAAGAGCATCGAAGAAAGCCGAAAGTAGGATAAGCGCCACCGTGCGCTATCACTCGCGCGCGAAGATGGAGATGCCGGTTCTCGATATCAATGTCGGCGGCTGTATGCTCGATGCGCGCGGGTGGTCGGTGAAGCCCAACGAGCGCGTCTCGGTCAAACTTCCCGGGCTAGCGTTCGTGAGTGCAATCGTAGTCTGGATCGAAGACCAACGCGCCGGGCTTGCTTTCGACGAAGCACTCTATGCGCCAACGCTCGAGCATTTGCAGGGTTAG
- the rpoC gene encoding DNA-directed RNA polymerase subunit beta', whose amino-acid sequence MNELTKFTNQLAKPETFDQIQIGIASPERIRSWSFGEIKKPETINYRTFKPERDGLFCARIFGPVKDYECLCGKYKRMKYKGVVCEKCGVEVTVTKVRRERMGHIELAAPVAHIWFLKSLPSRIGLLLDMQLKQLERILYFESYVVIEPGLTPLEKFQLLTEDELLEAQDEYGEDAFSADIGAAAVKTMLMDLDLEQEREDLLEELATTKSALKPKKIIKRLKVVESFIESGNRPEWMILEVIPVIPPELRPLVPLDGGRFATSDLNDLYRRVINRNNRLKRLIELRAPDIIVRNEKRMLQEAVDALFDNGRRGRVITGANKRPLKSLSDMLKGKQGRFRQNLLGKRVDYSGRSVIVTGPELKLHQCGLPKKMALELFKPFIYARLDAKGLSMTLKQAKKWVEKERKEVWDILDEVIREHPVLLNRAPTLHRLGIQAFEPVLIEGKAIQLHPLVCSAFNADFDGDQMAVHVPLSLEAQLEARVLMMSTNNILSPANGKPIIVPSQDMVLGLYYLSMERQEHTPEFLENEDGTKVEKLPRFADMAEVHQALETKAVTLHTKIIARVPQADEDGNIVMKRFETTPGRMLIGECLPKNHKVPYDIINRLLTKKDIGDVIDEVYRHTGQKDTVLFADAIMVLGFRHAFKAGISFGKDDMIIPDAKEKLVEETKKLVADYEQQYQDGLITQQEKYNKVIDAWSRCGDQVADAMMEEIKARPIDKDGREAEINSIYMMSHSGARGSPAQMKQLAGMRGLMAKPSGEIIETPIISNFKEGLTVLEYFNSTHGARKGLADTALKTANSGYLTRRLVDVSQDCVIVEEDCKTDNALEMRAIVQGGSVIASLGERILGRTVAEDLVNAKTDEVIVKAGTLIDEPMVKAIEEAEVQSAKIRSPLVCEAEQGVCATCYGRDLARGTPVNIGEAVGVIAAQSIGEPGTQLTMRTFHIGGAAQLNETSHLEAISDGKIEYRDMPTITDKKGRILSLARNGELAVIDAEGREREMHKVPYGTVLHFKDGDKVKEGDRLAEWDPFTLPIITEQSGVVKYQDLIEGTTLEEQTDDATGIAQRVVTENRATGRKKKEDLRPRLTLLGEGQSEDETEAQRYMLAPGTTLSVEDGQHVEAGDILARASREAAKTRDITGGLPRVAELFEARIPKDVAVIAKISGKIEFVREYKAKRKIAIVPEEGDPVEYLIPKTKVIDVQEGDFVKKGDTLISGSPNPHDILEVMGVEALAEYLVNEIQEVYRLQGVKINDKHIEVIVRQMLQKVEITDGGDTTLLPGEQVDLAEMLEVNSKLGKGKKPAEGTPILLGITKASLQTRSFISAASFQETTRVLTQASVEGKKDTLVGLKENVIVGRLIPAGTGAAMNRMRVTASSRDAALKAAWKKQQEKLAAENTPEPEPEADAVPSEEAMKAAMGGGEAAE is encoded by the coding sequence ATGAACGAACTGACCAAATTCACCAACCAGCTGGCAAAGCCGGAAACCTTCGACCAGATCCAGATCGGCATCGCCTCGCCCGAGCGCATTCGCAGCTGGTCTTTCGGCGAGATCAAGAAGCCGGAAACGATCAACTACCGCACGTTCAAGCCCGAGCGTGACGGCCTGTTCTGCGCGCGCATCTTCGGTCCGGTGAAGGACTACGAATGCCTGTGCGGCAAGTACAAGCGCATGAAGTACAAGGGCGTCGTCTGCGAAAAATGCGGCGTCGAGGTTACCGTCACCAAGGTTCGCCGCGAGCGCATGGGCCACATCGAGCTCGCCGCTCCGGTCGCCCATATCTGGTTCCTGAAGTCGCTGCCCTCGCGCATCGGCCTCCTGCTCGACATGCAGTTGAAGCAGCTTGAGCGCATTCTCTACTTCGAAAGCTATGTCGTGATCGAGCCGGGCCTGACCCCGCTCGAGAAGTTCCAGCTGCTGACCGAAGACGAGCTGCTCGAAGCGCAGGACGAATATGGCGAGGACGCGTTCTCGGCCGATATTGGCGCTGCGGCGGTCAAGACCATGCTGATGGATCTCGATCTCGAGCAGGAGCGCGAAGACCTGCTTGAAGAGCTCGCGACCACCAAGTCCGCGCTCAAACCCAAGAAGATCATCAAGCGTCTGAAGGTCGTCGAGAGTTTCATCGAGAGCGGCAACCGTCCCGAATGGATGATCCTCGAAGTGATCCCCGTGATCCCGCCCGAACTGCGCCCGCTGGTGCCGCTCGACGGTGGCCGGTTCGCAACCTCGGACCTCAACGATCTCTATCGCCGCGTCATCAACCGGAACAACCGTTTGAAGCGCCTGATCGAGCTGCGCGCGCCGGACATCATCGTCCGCAACGAAAAGCGCATGCTTCAGGAAGCTGTTGATGCGCTGTTCGACAATGGTCGCCGCGGCCGCGTCATCACCGGTGCGAACAAGCGTCCGCTGAAGTCGCTGTCCGACATGCTCAAGGGCAAGCAGGGCCGCTTCCGCCAGAACCTTCTGGGTAAGCGCGTCGACTATTCGGGCCGTTCGGTCATCGTGACCGGTCCTGAGCTCAAGCTGCACCAGTGCGGCCTGCCCAAGAAGATGGCGCTCGAGCTGTTCAAGCCGTTCATCTACGCCCGCCTCGACGCCAAGGGTCTTTCGATGACCCTCAAGCAGGCTAAGAAATGGGTCGAAAAGGAGCGCAAGGAAGTCTGGGACATCCTCGACGAAGTGATCCGCGAGCACCCGGTTCTGCTGAACCGCGCGCCGACGCTTCACCGTCTCGGCATCCAGGCGTTCGAGCCGGTGCTGATCGAAGGTAAGGCGATCCAGCTTCACCCGCTGGTGTGTTCGGCCTTCAACGCCGACTTCGACGGCGACCAGATGGCAGTCCACGTTCCGCTGTCGCTTGAAGCCCAGCTCGAAGCGCGCGTGCTGATGATGTCGACCAACAACATCCTCTCGCCCGCCAACGGCAAGCCGATCATCGTGCCTTCGCAGGACATGGTTCTGGGTCTCTACTACCTCTCGATGGAACGCCAGGAACACACGCCTGAGTTCCTCGAGAACGAGGATGGTACGAAGGTCGAGAAGCTGCCGCGCTTCGCCGACATGGCCGAAGTGCACCAGGCGCTCGAAACCAAGGCTGTTACGCTGCACACCAAGATCATCGCCCGCGTCCCGCAGGCCGATGAAGATGGCAATATCGTGATGAAGCGCTTCGAGACGACGCCGGGCCGTATGCTGATCGGCGAATGTCTGCCGAAGAACCACAAGGTGCCTTACGACATCATCAATCGCCTTCTCACCAAGAAGGACATCGGTGACGTGATCGACGAGGTGTACCGTCACACCGGCCAAAAGGACACGGTGCTGTTCGCAGACGCAATTATGGTGCTTGGCTTCCGCCACGCCTTCAAGGCGGGCATCAGCTTCGGTAAGGATGACATGATCATCCCTGACGCGAAGGAAAAGCTGGTCGAAGAGACGAAGAAGCTGGTTGCCGATTATGAGCAACAGTACCAGGACGGTCTCATCACCCAGCAGGAGAAGTACAACAAGGTGATCGATGCCTGGAGCCGTTGCGGCGACCAGGTAGCCGACGCGATGATGGAAGAGATCAAGGCGCGCCCGATCGACAAGGACGGTCGCGAAGCCGAGATCAACTCGATCTACATGATGAGCCATTCAGGTGCGCGTGGTTCGCCAGCGCAGATGAAGCAGCTCGCCGGTATGCGCGGCCTGATGGCCAAGCCTTCGGGCGAAATCATCGAAACGCCGATCATCTCGAACTTCAAGGAAGGCCTGACCGTTCTTGAATACTTCAACTCGACTCACGGCGCTCGTAAGGGCCTCGCGGATACGGCATTGAAGACGGCGAACTCGGGTTACCTGACCCGCCGTCTCGTCGACGTGTCGCAGGACTGCGTCATCGTCGAGGAGGACTGCAAGACCGACAACGCGCTGGAAATGCGCGCGATCGTGCAGGGCGGCAGCGTCATCGCCTCGCTCGGCGAGCGTATCCTTGGCCGCACCGTGGCCGAAGACCTCGTCAACGCGAAGACCGACGAAGTCATCGTAAAGGCTGGCACGCTCATCGACGAACCCATGGTCAAGGCCATCGAGGAAGCCGAAGTCCAGTCGGCCAAGATCCGCAGCCCGCTGGTCTGCGAAGCCGAACAGGGCGTTTGCGCAACCTGTTATGGTCGTGACCTTGCCCGCGGTACTCCGGTCAATATCGGTGAGGCTGTCGGCGTGATCGCCGCGCAGTCGATCGGTGAGCCGGGCACCCAGCTGACCATGCGCACCTTCCACATCGGCGGTGCGGCACAGCTCAACGAGACCTCGCATCTTGAAGCCATCTCCGACGGCAAGATCGAATATCGCGACATGCCGACCATCACCGACAAGAAGGGCCGAATCCTTTCACTCGCACGCAACGGCGAACTCGCCGTGATCGACGCCGAAGGGCGTGAGCGTGAGATGCACAAGGTTCCCTACGGGACCGTGCTGCACTTCAAGGACGGCGACAAGGTCAAGGAAGGCGATCGTCTGGCTGAATGGGATCCGTTCACCCTGCCGATCATCACCGAACAATCGGGCGTGGTGAAGTACCAGGACCTGATCGAGGGCACGACCCTGGAAGAGCAGACCGACGATGCGACGGGCATCGCTCAGCGCGTGGTCACCGAAAACCGGGCGACCGGGCGCAAGAAGAAAGAAGACTTGCGTCCGCGCCTCACCCTGCTCGGCGAAGGGCAGAGCGAGGACGAAACCGAAGCGCAGCGTTACATGCTCGCTCCGGGCACCACGCTCTCGGTCGAGGACGGCCAGCATGTCGAAGCAGGCGATATTCTCGCGCGTGCCTCGCGTGAGGCTGCCAAGACCCGCGACATCACCGGCGGTTTGCCGCGTGTTGCTGAATTGTTCGAAGCGCGCATTCCGAAGGACGTGGCGGTCATCGCCAAGATTTCGGGCAAGATCGAATTCGTCCGCGAATACAAGGCCAAGCGCAAGATCGCGATCGTTCCCGAGGAGGGAGATCCCGTCGAGTACCTGATCCCCAAGACCAAGGTGATCGACGTGCAGGAAGGCGACTTCGTGAAGAAGGGTGATACCCTCATTTCCGGATCGCCCAACCCGCACGACATCCTCGAAGTCATGGGCGTCGAGGCTCTGGCCGAATATCTCGTCAACGAGATCCAGGAAGTCTATCGACTGCAGGGCGTGAAGATCAACGACAAGCACATCGAGGTGATCGTTCGCCAGATGCTGCAGAAGGTCGAGATCACCGATGGCGGCGATACCACGCTGCTGCCGGGCGAACAGGTTGACCTGGCGGAGATGCTTGAAGTCAATTCGAAGCTTGGCAAGGGCAAGAAGCCTGCGGAGGGTACGCCGATCCTCCTGGGGATCACCAAGGCGTCGCTGCAGACACGCAGCTTCATCTCGGCTGCTTCGTTCCAGGAAACCACCCGCGTTCTCACGCAGGCATCGGTCGAGGGCAAGAAGGACACGCTGGTCGGTCTCAAGGAGAACGTCATCGTGGGTCGTCTGATCCCGGCTGGTACCGGCGCTGCCATGAACCGGATGCGTGTGACGGCGTCGAGCCGTGATGCAGCGCTCAAGGCGGCGTGGAAGAAGCAGCAGGAAAAGCTTGCTGCCGAAAACACCCCCGAGCCGGAGCCCGAAGCCGACGCGGTTCCTTCCGAGGAAGCGATGAAGGCTGCGATGGGCGGCGGAGAAGCTGCCGAATAA
- the gltX gene encoding glutamate--tRNA ligase, whose protein sequence is MTTTRFAPSPTGRLHVGNIRTALHNWMLARKASGKFILRIDDTDAARSKEEFVEAIRADLAWLGIEADREERQSERLERYEAAFDRLREAGRIYPAYESQQELELKRKVLLGRGLPPIYDRGALDLTDEQRAAKEAEGVQPHWRFKLDHDEPIAWEDGVRGTSKFDPKLLSDPVIRRADGSWLYMLPSTVDDIDMGVTQVLRGEDHVSNTAVQIQMFTALGEQPPAFAHEALLVGKEGKLSKRLGSLGCDAFRERGIEPEAIIALLARLGTSLPVEPIADREKLLETFDLSTFGRAPAKFDDAELERINTAIVHAMPYDAVKDRLPEGMDAAGWHAVQPNVSTVSEAQEWWRLVTGPVETPEFSDDDRAYLAEAVKALEWGEDPWHALTAKLKDATGRKGKALFLPLRQALTGLNHGPDMGELLPLIGEERARARLERAAA, encoded by the coding sequence ATGACCACCACCCGTTTCGCCCCGTCACCCACCGGTCGGCTGCATGTCGGCAATATCCGCACGGCGCTTCACAACTGGATGCTTGCCCGCAAGGCTAGCGGCAAGTTCATCTTGCGTATCGACGACACCGATGCAGCGCGCAGCAAGGAGGAATTCGTCGAGGCGATCCGTGCCGATCTCGCATGGCTCGGGATCGAGGCGGATCGCGAGGAGCGCCAGTCCGAGCGGCTTGAACGTTATGAAGCGGCATTCGATCGACTGCGCGAGGCGGGCCGTATTTACCCGGCCTATGAATCCCAGCAGGAGTTGGAGCTCAAGCGCAAGGTTCTGCTCGGGCGCGGCCTGCCGCCGATCTACGATCGCGGCGCGCTGGATCTTACCGATGAGCAGCGCGCGGCCAAGGAGGCCGAGGGCGTTCAGCCCCATTGGCGCTTCAAGCTCGACCATGACGAGCCGATCGCTTGGGAAGACGGCGTACGTGGCACATCGAAATTCGATCCAAAACTGCTGTCAGACCCGGTGATCCGCCGCGCCGACGGTTCATGGCTCTACATGCTGCCCAGCACGGTCGATGATATAGATATGGGCGTTACACAGGTTCTGCGCGGCGAAGATCATGTCTCGAATACTGCGGTCCAGATCCAGATGTTCACGGCGCTTGGAGAACAGCCGCCGGCTTTCGCGCACGAAGCGTTGCTCGTCGGGAAAGAAGGAAAACTCTCCAAACGCCTCGGCTCTCTGGGTTGTGATGCCTTCCGTGAGCGCGGAATCGAACCCGAAGCCATCATTGCATTGCTCGCGCGGCTCGGCACTTCGCTCCCGGTCGAACCCATCGCCGACCGCGAGAAGCTGCTCGAAACTTTCGACCTATCGACTTTCGGCCGCGCGCCAGCCAAGTTCGACGATGCCGAGCTTGAGCGGATCAACACCGCCATCGTGCACGCCATGCCATATGACGCCGTGAAGGATCGGCTGCCCGAAGGCATGGATGCAGCCGGTTGGCATGCCGTTCAGCCAAACGTCTCCACTGTGAGCGAGGCGCAGGAATGGTGGCGCCTCGTCACCGGGCCTGTCGAAACACCCGAATTCTCCGATGACGACCGCGCCTATCTCGCCGAGGCGGTAAAAGCCCTCGAATGGGGCGAGGATCCATGGCACGCACTTACGGCGAAGCTGAAGGATGCGACCGGACGCAAGGGCAAAGCGCTTTTCCTGCCGCTGCGCCAGGCGCTCACCGGATTGAACCACGGCCCCGATATGGGCGAGCTCCTGCCACTCATCGGGGAAGAGCGCGCGCGGGCAAGGCTGGAGCGAGCAGCGGCCTGA
- a CDS encoding S8 family serine peptidase translates to MAEKNGTSKGSSRSGSAKSSASSQKNANTNTAKSATQSGGDSGGGDTTAEETVPARVAQRQKRYMLAPRSAPGQVQPMAVSVLSNAVENMPDVKIVKRLKPRGFSAQSLGGGGTEVIVAEMPETKGKALCTSAPPNVVVEPDARLRNYETVDAMELMRASIESTVKPMNGSISVPVRINVVGEGGKPLANAAVTAYGEAFPAQGKTDQHGQVVLELFGGTIDSVQAIYVKPEKNHWERFVSKPALSTRGFNTIALDPLGAMFDGFPKRGVLGWGQHIMGLGQLGPQLTGEGVRVAVIDSGCDVSHRQLSHAKGADLTTDDNTGDGWTNDEIHHGSHCAGIIAARGFDQGGIRGFAPGAELFAYKVFPGGRFSDLIEALDKCIEDEIDVANLSLGSGQPSELVSQKIAEAAQAGVACIVAAGNSANEVQFPGVLPQVLTVSAIGQTGMFPVDSYHAQTVLKDVMGQENTFGAKFSCFGPQIGVCGPGVAIISTVPGGYAAWDGTSMATPHITGLATLVLAHHPLFAGNKERTPERVQALFDVLRSASLPVIADVLRAGVGLPLAPLALAAAQQSQPAQASQQQGEAAGVPVQAPPQGAPAFTQGAFPGQGASGIPAAAMVARGGIGGMMPPPPGMVGGIAANNPLVAAQLRQLRAAGMI, encoded by the coding sequence ATGGCTGAGAAGAACGGAACGTCGAAAGGTTCGAGCCGCAGCGGCTCGGCGAAATCGTCGGCAAGCTCACAGAAGAATGCGAATACCAACACCGCGAAATCCGCAACGCAAAGCGGCGGAGACAGCGGCGGCGGCGATACGACCGCCGAAGAAACCGTGCCCGCTCGGGTCGCCCAGCGGCAGAAACGCTACATGCTCGCACCGCGAAGTGCACCGGGCCAGGTGCAGCCAATGGCGGTCAGCGTGCTGTCCAACGCGGTTGAAAACATGCCTGATGTGAAGATCGTCAAACGGCTGAAACCGCGCGGATTTTCCGCCCAATCGCTCGGTGGCGGCGGAACCGAAGTCATTGTCGCGGAAATGCCGGAGACCAAGGGCAAGGCGCTGTGCACCAGCGCACCACCGAACGTGGTGGTCGAACCCGATGCCCGTCTGCGCAACTACGAAACCGTGGATGCGATGGAACTGATGCGTGCCAGCATCGAGTCCACTGTCAAGCCGATGAACGGTAGCATTTCCGTGCCGGTACGCATCAACGTCGTGGGCGAAGGCGGCAAGCCGCTCGCGAACGCGGCGGTCACGGCATACGGAGAGGCATTTCCCGCACAAGGCAAGACCGACCAGCATGGACAGGTCGTACTCGAGCTGTTCGGAGGCACGATAGACTCGGTTCAGGCCATCTATGTGAAACCGGAAAAGAACCATTGGGAGCGGTTCGTTTCGAAGCCGGCGCTCAGCACCCGGGGATTCAACACAATTGCGCTAGATCCGCTTGGCGCGATGTTCGACGGTTTCCCTAAGCGCGGCGTACTCGGCTGGGGCCAGCACATCATGGGGCTGGGTCAGCTGGGACCGCAGCTTACCGGCGAAGGTGTGAGGGTCGCGGTGATCGATTCCGGCTGCGACGTGTCGCACCGGCAACTCAGCCATGCCAAGGGCGCAGACCTCACGACTGACGACAATACGGGCGACGGGTGGACCAATGACGAAATCCACCACGGTTCGCATTGCGCGGGCATCATCGCCGCGCGCGGTTTTGATCAGGGAGGAATTCGCGGGTTTGCTCCGGGCGCCGAACTCTTTGCCTACAAAGTGTTTCCCGGTGGCCGGTTCAGCGACCTCATCGAAGCGCTCGACAAATGTATCGAGGACGAGATCGATGTCGCCAACCTCAGTCTCGGCAGCGGCCAGCCGAGCGAACTCGTTTCGCAAAAGATCGCCGAAGCGGCGCAAGCGGGCGTCGCCTGTATCGTGGCTGCGGGCAATTCGGCAAACGAAGTGCAGTTTCCCGGGGTTCTGCCTCAGGTTCTGACCGTATCTGCGATCGGCCAGACAGGCATGTTCCCGGTTGATAGCTACCACGCCCAGACCGTTCTGAAGGACGTGATGGGTCAGGAGAATACGTTCGGCGCGAAGTTCTCCTGTTTCGGCCCGCAGATCGGCGTTTGCGGCCCGGGCGTCGCTATTATCTCGACCGTACCGGGCGGCTATGCCGCGTGGGACGGCACTTCGATGGCGACACCGCATATCACCGGACTTGCAACGCTGGTGCTTGCGCACCACCCGCTTTTCGCGGGCAACAAGGAGCGCACGCCCGAAAGGGTTCAGGCACTGTTCGATGTCCTGCGCAGCGCCTCGCTGCCGGTGATCGCCGACGTGCTGCGTGCAGGCGTCGGACTGCCACTTGCTCCATTGGCACTCGCCGCCGCGCAGCAGTCACAGCCTGCACAAGCTTCCCAGCAGCAAGGCGAAGCGGCAGGCGTGCCGGTCCAGGCTCCGCCGCAAGGCGCCCCCGCTTTCACGCAGGGGGCCTTCCCGGGTCAGGGCGCAAGCGGAATTCCCGCAGCAGCCATGGTCGCACGTGGCGGCATCGGGGGGATGATGCCGCCACCGCCGGGAATGGTCGGAGGGATCGCGGCCAACAACCCGCTGGTTGCCGCGCAGCTCAGACAGCTGCGCGCGGCGGGAATGATCTGA
- a CDS encoding carboxypeptidase-like regulatory domain-containing protein, which translates to MGGAHSQGMFALTLGRTMDWLGEALAQTQLEFVTLGDFGKAKGATLSLVSIFPVDRGTSARRRSHFSCVFLLAFHDKDPIKVGDALACAVRAAEKEADAQIRPQPEALALMEDAIPAGGVGMLFEVPLERPPAEEHDVKLVRHPLVAKLAPLAQVRGGVVTEDGHPVVGAHVAIEGLDRTVKTDRKGRFEARLPLGDAPISVTATKAGRTAQQTVATGEETELELATGD; encoded by the coding sequence ATGGGCGGTGCACACAGTCAGGGAATGTTCGCATTGACGCTCGGCCGAACCATGGATTGGCTCGGTGAAGCTCTCGCTCAAACCCAGCTGGAATTTGTCACGCTCGGAGACTTCGGGAAGGCGAAAGGAGCAACCTTGTCGCTCGTCTCGATTTTTCCGGTCGATCGCGGGACGTCTGCCCGCCGCCGATCACATTTCTCATGCGTGTTCCTACTTGCCTTCCACGACAAGGACCCGATCAAAGTGGGCGACGCACTGGCTTGCGCGGTGCGCGCCGCAGAGAAAGAGGCGGACGCGCAAATCCGTCCGCAGCCCGAGGCGCTGGCATTGATGGAAGACGCCATTCCCGCAGGAGGTGTCGGTATGTTGTTCGAGGTCCCGCTCGAACGCCCGCCTGCCGAGGAGCACGACGTCAAGCTCGTTCGCCATCCATTGGTCGCCAAGCTGGCGCCCCTCGCGCAGGTGCGCGGAGGAGTGGTCACCGAAGACGGACACCCCGTCGTCGGCGCGCATGTCGCCATCGAAGGGCTCGACCGCACAGTGAAGACGGACCGCAAAGGCCGGTTCGAAGCGCGGTTGCCCCTGGGCGACGCACCTATTTCCGTCACCGCCACCAAGGCGGGACGTACAGCACAACAAACGGTCGCAACTGGAGAAGAAACAGAACTGGAACTCGCTACAGGAGATTGA